A stretch of the Desulfobacter sp. genome encodes the following:
- a CDS encoding ISAs1 family transposase, which yields MQDPRHHNKLHNLIDVVIIAICAVVAGADTYEQIENFGKKRKRWLSKFLSLPHGIPSHDTFGRIFERMNPNEFQSSFMHWVQSVAKMTKGQVIAIDGKTLRRSHDTSNDKKAIHMISAWASSNKVVLGQLKTEEKSNEITAIPNLLKLLDISGCIITIDAMGTQKKIAETIINKGCDYVLALKENHKTLHDEAVLFFNKMEEMKNQGYQFNEQTSVDGGHGRVETRRAVITSDIDWFEDKKSWKGLKSIGMIESTREMDGQISHEKRYYISSLDSDPNIFGNAVRRHWGIENSVHWVLDIAFREDESRVRKGNSPENFAAIRHIALNLLRNNKTFKGSVKTKRLNAAMDIKYLEEVMFG from the coding sequence ATTCAGGACCCCAGACACCACAATAAGCTTCATAATTTAATTGATGTCGTCATCATCGCAATTTGTGCGGTAGTTGCTGGCGCAGACACTTATGAGCAAATTGAAAACTTTGGCAAAAAGAGAAAAAGGTGGTTGTCAAAATTTCTAAGCCTTCCCCATGGGATACCCTCCCATGACACCTTTGGCAGAATTTTTGAAAGGATGAACCCGAATGAATTTCAGAGCAGTTTTATGCACTGGGTTCAGTCGGTTGCAAAGATGACCAAAGGTCAAGTCATTGCAATCGACGGCAAAACTCTAAGGCGTTCACACGATACCTCCAATGATAAGAAAGCCATTCATATGATCAGTGCGTGGGCTTCGTCTAATAAAGTGGTTTTAGGGCAATTAAAAACCGAAGAAAAATCAAATGAAATTACGGCCATTCCAAATCTTTTAAAACTTTTAGATATCTCGGGCTGCATTATAACCATTGATGCCATGGGCACTCAAAAGAAAATCGCTGAAACCATAATAAACAAAGGGTGTGACTATGTCCTTGCCCTGAAAGAAAATCATAAAACCTTGCATGATGAAGCGGTACTTTTTTTCAATAAAATGGAAGAAATGAAAAATCAGGGGTACCAGTTTAATGAACAGACCAGTGTTGACGGAGGGCACGGTCGAGTCGAAACGCGCAGGGCTGTGATAACCTCTGATATTGATTGGTTTGAAGATAAAAAAAGTTGGAAAGGTTTGAAAAGTATTGGAATGATTGAATCCACCCGGGAAATGGACGGCCAGATCAGTCATGAAAAGCGATATTATATATCGAGCCTGGATAGCGACCCCAATATTTTTGGTAATGCTGTCAGGAGGCATTGGGGAATTGAAAATTCAGTGCATTGGGTATTGGATATTGCGTTCCGTGAAGACGAAAGCAGAGTCAGAAAGGGGAACTCTCCTGAGAATTTTGCAGCGATTCGGCACATTGCATTAAATTTATTACGGAACAATAAGACATTTAAAGGGAGTGTAAAAACCAAAAGGTTGAATGCTGCTATGGATATCAAATATCTGGAGGAAGTTATGTTTGGATGA
- the pta gene encoding phosphate acetyltransferase: MANSLYITPTETRSGKSLIVLGIMQLLLKDIRIVGFFRPIINPRGHQGKDPDIDLVLNHFHLGTAYEQTYAYTMEEAKKMINAGQQAQMMETILNKYKELEKKCRFVLCEGTDFAAGSEAFEFDINAEIMADLGIPALVVSNGHHKPIDEVVSSGQLSIESLENKGVDVLGLLVNRVDSQDLEALKTCLKKAVHRSDCLVYAIPELAALGQPTMEDVQKYLGSKILFGEQAMDNQISDYVVAAMLAPNFLNHIKKGCLVVCPGDRSSIVLTCLASRYSSAYPDISGILVTGGIEIPDTIMRLIKGWKGVPLPIIQTGETTHVTATALNRLQGSISPENPRRIALALGTFEAHVATDELRKKLAARKSIRITPQMFEYSLIEKAKKNLQHIVLAEGMGERILKAADILLRRKVCEITLIGKPERVNKKIQELGLTLAGVNIIAPEESPKTENYIQTFYDLRKAKGVTRDMARDMIMDPTYFGTMMVQKGHADGMVSGSINTTAHTIRPGFQIIKTRSQAAIVSSVFLMCLKDRVLVFGDCAVNPNPTAEQLAEIAITSANTAKTFGIDPRVAMLSYSTGPSGTGVDVEKVIKATRIANEKSPELLLEGPLQYDAAIDPEVAKTKLPDSRVAGQTTVFIFPDLNTGNNTYKAVQRASEKAVAIGPVLQGLNKPVNDLSRGCTIPDIVNTVAITAIQAQAGKGLI, encoded by the coding sequence ATGGCAAACAGTCTCTACATCACCCCCACTGAAACCCGGAGTGGAAAATCCTTGATTGTTCTCGGGATTATGCAGCTTTTATTAAAAGATATAAGGATCGTAGGCTTTTTCAGGCCCATCATAAATCCGCGGGGTCACCAGGGCAAAGACCCGGACATTGATCTTGTTCTCAACCACTTCCATCTTGGGACAGCGTATGAACAGACCTATGCCTACACCATGGAAGAGGCCAAAAAAATGATCAATGCCGGCCAACAGGCTCAAATGATGGAGACCATTCTCAACAAGTACAAAGAGCTTGAAAAAAAATGCCGGTTTGTTCTCTGTGAAGGGACAGATTTTGCCGCAGGCAGTGAAGCCTTTGAATTTGACATCAATGCGGAGATCATGGCCGACCTTGGCATTCCTGCCCTGGTGGTGTCAAACGGTCACCATAAACCCATTGACGAGGTGGTCTCCTCGGGCCAGCTTTCCATTGAAAGCCTTGAAAATAAAGGGGTGGATGTATTGGGCCTTCTGGTCAACCGGGTGGATTCCCAGGACCTGGAGGCCCTCAAGACCTGCCTGAAAAAGGCTGTCCACCGGTCGGACTGCCTGGTCTATGCCATTCCGGAACTGGCCGCCCTGGGACAGCCGACCATGGAGGATGTTCAAAAATATTTGGGTTCCAAAATTCTTTTTGGCGAACAGGCCATGGACAACCAGATCTCAGATTACGTGGTTGCGGCCATGCTGGCACCCAATTTTCTCAATCACATCAAAAAAGGCTGCCTGGTGGTATGCCCCGGGGACCGGTCAAGCATTGTGCTGACCTGCCTTGCCTCCAGATATTCCTCGGCATATCCTGATATTTCAGGCATTCTGGTCACCGGAGGAATTGAAATACCCGATACGATCATGAGGCTTATCAAGGGATGGAAAGGGGTTCCTTTGCCCATCATCCAGACCGGGGAGACCACCCATGTCACTGCAACGGCCTTGAACCGGCTCCAGGGAAGCATTTCCCCGGAAAATCCCAGACGGATCGCCCTGGCCCTTGGCACCTTTGAGGCCCATGTGGCAACAGATGAGCTGAGGAAAAAACTGGCAGCCAGAAAATCAATCCGGATCACCCCCCAGATGTTCGAGTACAGCCTCATTGAAAAGGCCAAAAAAAATCTCCAGCATATCGTGTTAGCCGAAGGCATGGGGGAGAGAATTTTAAAGGCCGCAGATATTCTTTTACGGCGCAAAGTCTGCGAAATCACCCTGATTGGAAAGCCTGAAAGGGTCAATAAAAAGATCCAAGAACTGGGGCTGACCCTTGCCGGGGTGAATATCATAGCTCCGGAAGAAAGTCCGAAAACAGAAAACTATATCCAAACCTTTTACGATTTGAGAAAGGCAAAGGGCGTCACCCGGGATATGGCCCGGGATATGATCATGGATCCCACCTATTTTGGCACCATGATGGTTCAAAAGGGGCATGCCGACGGCATGGTCTCAGGATCAATCAATACCACGGCCCACACCATCCGTCCCGGATTTCAGATCATCAAGACCCGGTCACAGGCCGCCATTGTCTCTTCGGTCTTTCTCATGTGCCTCAAGGACCGGGTGCTGGTGTTTGGCGATTGCGCGGTGAATCCAAATCCAACGGCCGAACAATTGGCGGAAATCGCCATCACATCGGCAAATACCGCAAAAACCTTCGGCATTGACCCCCGGGTGGCCATGCTCTCTTATTCCACAGGGCCCTCGGGCACCGGGGTGGATGTAGAAAAAGTCATCAAGGCCACCCGGATCGCCAATGAGAAATCACCTGAATTGCTCTTGGAAGGCCCGCTCCAATACGATGCCGCCATTGATCCTGAGGTGGCCAAAACCAAACTGCCCGACTCCAGGGTGGCCGGCCAAACCACGGTATTTATCTTTCCGGATCTTAACACGGGAAATAATACCTATAAAGCGGTTCAGCGCGCTTCGGAAAAGGCCGTTGCCATCGGTCCCGTACTCCAGGGGCTGAACAAACCGGTGAACGATCTGAGCCGGGGATGCACCATCCCGGACATCGTGAATACCGTAGCCATTACCGCAATTCAGGCCCAGGCCGGCAAGGGATTAATCTAA